A stretch of Geobacter sp. DNA encodes these proteins:
- the narI gene encoding respiratory nitrate reductase subunit gamma has product MLNSFIFIVLPYTALALIIFVTPYRFFSNRLTWSAYSTQFLERKTLFWGINPWHYGIIPVLAAHVLGVVAPGPMKALLGNQNNLVVIESIGLALGLFAVFGCLVLLLRRVNTPILKRVTFASDWVVLYLLLAQSMTGVYVATFMRWGSQWYLHTAVPYLWSLLTFNPQIEYMTDFPLVFKLHAAGAFLIVALLPFTKLVHLLYVPFDFLKDPPILYRWRAK; this is encoded by the coding sequence ATGTTAAACAGCTTTATCTTTATCGTTTTGCCCTACACCGCCCTGGCGCTGATTATTTTCGTAACACCCTATCGTTTCTTCAGCAACCGCTTGACCTGGTCGGCCTATTCCACTCAATTTCTGGAGCGCAAGACCCTATTCTGGGGTATCAATCCGTGGCATTACGGCATCATTCCGGTGCTGGCGGCCCACGTTCTGGGCGTTGTTGCCCCCGGCCCGATGAAAGCGCTTCTAGGAAACCAGAACAACCTGGTAGTTATCGAGAGCATCGGACTTGCATTGGGACTTTTCGCCGTTTTCGGATGCCTGGTACTGCTGCTGCGTCGAGTCAATACACCGATCTTGAAGCGGGTGACATTCGCCTCGGACTGGGTAGTGCTTTACCTCCTGCTTGCTCAGTCCATGACCGGCGTTTACGTCGCCACTTTCATGCGTTGGGGCTCTCAGTGGTATCTGCACACGGCGGTTCCCTATCTCTGGTCGCTACTGACTTTCAACCCGCAGATAGAGTACATGACCGATTTCCCGCTGGTCTTCAAACTGCATGCGGCCGGTGCTTTCCTGATCGTGGCACTGTTGCCGTTCACCAAGCTGGTACACCTGCTGTATGTCCCGTTCGACTTTTTGAAAGACCCGCCGATTCTGTATCGCTGGCGGGCAAAATAG
- the narJ gene encoding nitrate reductase molybdenum cofactor assembly chaperone, with the protein MTIAASYDALARLLDYPTEKQQLRVDYELVSSFLNKLHLDSPISDFAGFAEASSLAELQEEYVATFDFNPATAPYLGHHLFGDNQKKGGYMIMLKQEFERCGYTPIATELPDHLSVLLGFLAHLARQDQHGARQPFISECVLPGVERYNSAFAGRQDSHWKVLVEAARLLCAEDCREVPSC; encoded by the coding sequence ATGACCATTGCCGCCAGCTACGATGCCCTTGCCCGGCTGCTCGACTATCCGACGGAAAAACAGCAACTGCGGGTTGATTATGAACTTGTCAGCTCTTTCTTGAATAAGCTGCACCTGGACAGCCCCATATCCGACTTCGCCGGGTTTGCTGAAGCCTCTTCCCTGGCAGAGTTACAGGAAGAGTACGTTGCCACCTTTGATTTCAATCCGGCCACGGCCCCCTATCTGGGCCACCACCTTTTCGGAGACAACCAGAAAAAGGGCGGCTACATGATCATGCTGAAACAGGAGTTCGAGCGCTGTGGATACACCCCCATTGCGACTGAACTTCCCGACCACCTTTCGGTGCTGCTCGGTTTTCTGGCCCATCTGGCACGTCAGGATCAACACGGAGCGCGACAGCCATTCATCTCCGAATGCGTGCTGCCGGGCGTGGAACGGTATAATAGCGCCTTCGCCGGCCGGCAGGATTCCCACTGGAAGGTGCTGGTTGAAGCGGCCCGGCTGCTCTGCGCAGAAGACTGTAGGGAGGTGCCGTCATGTTAA
- the narH gene encoding nitrate reductase subunit beta, which translates to MDVRAQLVMVFNLDKCIGCHTCSISCKNIWTDRKGAEYMWWNNVETKPGVGYPKKWENQEIFKGGWLREGGKLKLRAMGKGPTLFNMFFQPNMPKLDDYYEPFDFDYSNLYKAPPGSDQPVAEAFSQVSGERIEKITGGPNWDDDLSGSQVYAVEDSNLDDSTLVADYGRMFMHYLPRICNHCLNPACVASCPSRAIYKRGEDGVVLVDQEVCKGWRFCTSACPYKKVYFNWQSGKAEKCIFCFPRTETGQCNACAHSCVGRIRHVGVLLYDANRVEEALLKPDDQLVAAHRDVILDPHDPEVREAARKNGVTDQWLEAAEKSPVYALVKEFAVALPLHPEFRTMPMAYYIPSLSPVISSGGDLHELADHGTFPLLEKMRAPISFLASILSGGNQEIIAEILRKQIALRLFKRAGNLGQPIEESILKNAGLDEAGANRLYSLFTIAPYRERNVIPTQQREEQDSHQRKGASGFGILKKTRGPK; encoded by the coding sequence ATGGACGTCAGAGCACAGCTGGTAATGGTATTCAATCTGGACAAGTGCATCGGCTGCCACACCTGCAGCATCTCCTGCAAGAACATCTGGACCGACCGCAAGGGCGCCGAGTACATGTGGTGGAACAACGTCGAAACCAAGCCGGGAGTCGGCTATCCCAAAAAATGGGAAAACCAGGAAATTTTCAAGGGCGGCTGGCTCCGTGAGGGGGGCAAATTAAAGTTGCGGGCGATGGGCAAGGGGCCGACGCTCTTCAATATGTTCTTTCAGCCCAACATGCCGAAGCTTGATGACTATTACGAGCCGTTCGACTTCGACTACAGCAACCTGTACAAAGCCCCGCCAGGCAGTGATCAGCCGGTGGCCGAGGCCTTCTCCCAGGTTTCCGGTGAACGGATCGAGAAGATCACCGGCGGTCCCAACTGGGACGACGACCTTTCCGGATCGCAGGTCTATGCCGTCGAAGACTCCAATCTGGATGATAGCACCCTGGTCGCGGACTATGGCCGCATGTTCATGCACTACCTTCCGCGCATCTGCAATCACTGCCTGAACCCGGCCTGTGTTGCCTCCTGCCCGTCGCGGGCCATCTACAAACGTGGCGAGGATGGTGTTGTTCTGGTTGATCAGGAGGTCTGCAAAGGGTGGCGTTTCTGCACCAGCGCCTGCCCGTATAAAAAGGTCTATTTCAACTGGCAGAGCGGCAAGGCGGAGAAGTGCATCTTTTGTTTTCCGCGCACCGAGACCGGCCAGTGCAATGCCTGTGCCCATAGCTGCGTCGGCAGGATCCGACATGTCGGCGTGCTGCTTTATGATGCCAACCGGGTCGAAGAAGCACTGCTTAAGCCCGACGATCAACTGGTGGCGGCCCATCGCGACGTGATCCTGGATCCTCACGATCCGGAAGTCAGGGAAGCCGCCCGCAAGAACGGGGTCACGGACCAGTGGTTGGAGGCTGCCGAAAAATCACCGGTCTACGCCCTGGTTAAAGAGTTTGCCGTGGCCCTGCCGCTGCATCCCGAATTCCGGACCATGCCGATGGCCTACTACATCCCCTCGCTCTCTCCGGTCATATCCAGCGGTGGCGATCTCCATGAACTGGCCGACCATGGCACGTTCCCGCTGCTTGAAAAGATGCGTGCCCCGATCAGCTTCCTGGCCAGCATTCTTTCCGGTGGCAACCAGGAAATCATCGCCGAAATCTTGCGGAAACAGATCGCCCTGAGGCTCTTCAAACGCGCCGGAAACCTTGGCCAACCTATCGAAGAGTCTATCCTGAAAAATGCGGGGCTGGACGAAGCGGGGGCAAATCGTCTCTATAGTCTCTTCACCATCGCCCCATACCGTGAGCGCAACGTCATCCCGACCCAGCAGCGAGAAGAACAGGATTCCCACCAGCGCAAGGGAGCCAGCGGATTCGGTATCCTGAAGAAGACAAGGGGGCCGAAATGA
- a CDS encoding nitrate reductase subunit alpha has translation MSNERIKDDHSPCNRGWEEFYRNRWQYDKVVRSTHGVNCTGGCSWMVHVKDGIVGWELQANDYPQFNGDIPNHEPRGCQRGISFSWYLYSPLRVKHPYMRGALIDLWRQARAVHDDPVEAWKSIVENSESRESYVSKRGMGGFRRASWEEANELIAASTLYTAKKYGPDRVIGFTPIPAMSMISYAAGTRFLQLIGGVAMSFYDWYCDLPPASPQVWGEQTDVNESADWYNASYIVLCGSNVPMTRTPDAHFMTEARYRGTKVVVMSPDYSMASKFADAWLPVEQGHDGAFWMAVNHVILTEFYANRQVPFFDEYVRKFTDLPFLVKLNEKDGALRQGEFLRAADLERGQGIEHADWTLCVGDSAGNVRFPHGSVGSRWSKQEGNWNLDMVDLVDGGDIDCSLTNLGQDTRKVRFSFEADGDVLRDVPVRRVMTKDGEITVATVFDLMMGQFGVSRGLGGDYPKNYEDDKPFTPAWQEKYTGIAADSLITIAREWAVNGEQSTGRNMIIIGSGVNHWYHNDLIYRAAITALILTGSVGRNGAGLAHYVGQEKVVPLAPWTSITMAQDWIKASRLQNTPSFWYMHSDQWRYDRNFVDYFKPETGENMPMHTADFNAKAVRLGWLPFSPHFNESPVRLMEQAQAAGATTDDEVRAWLIARLKSGETRFAIEDPDGDGNSPKVWFIWRGNAISASAKGHEFFLKHVIGAPNSSFTAREAAKGQVKDIVWHEKAPTGKLDLVVDLNFRMDTSTLYSDIVLPAATWYEKSDLNTTDMHSFVNCMDAAVDPAWESKSDWNIFAGIAKKFSELSPKHFPAPFKDIIAAPLQHDTPGEIAQRNVKDWKLGECEAIPGTTMPHLPIVERDYVNLYNRFMSLGPHIGHLHAHGVSWEAEDIHEQLLKTMPTRSWGDKTFIDMEDVRDVADVIMALAPETNGELAHRAYQSLEKRVGKPLAQISEGDRNFRITWEDITQKPRRHISSPVWSGLVNENRPYAPFTLNVEYGVPWRTLTGRQSLYLDHPYYGEFNEGLPTFKGKLDPAMLDETEGETGLILNFLTPHGKWSIHSTYSDNLRMLTLSRGGPVVWLNHEDAASAGIEDNEEIEVFNANGVVTSRAVVSSRIPRGAAIMYHAPERTLNVKKSRKSGKHGGVHNSLSRIRLKPTLMLGGYAQFSYYFNYWGPPGVNRDSYVVVRKLRG, from the coding sequence ATGTCGAACGAGCGGATCAAAGACGACCATAGCCCGTGCAATCGGGGGTGGGAGGAGTTCTACCGGAACCGGTGGCAATATGACAAGGTGGTGCGCAGCACCCACGGGGTCAACTGCACCGGCGGCTGCAGCTGGATGGTACATGTCAAGGACGGCATTGTCGGCTGGGAACTGCAGGCCAACGATTATCCGCAGTTTAACGGTGATATTCCCAATCACGAGCCACGCGGCTGTCAGCGCGGGATCAGTTTTTCCTGGTATCTCTACAGTCCGTTGCGGGTCAAGCACCCCTATATGCGGGGCGCACTGATCGATCTTTGGCGTCAGGCCCGTGCGGTCCATGACGACCCGGTTGAGGCCTGGAAAAGCATTGTTGAGAATTCCGAGTCGCGTGAGAGTTATGTCAGCAAGCGCGGCATGGGCGGCTTCCGTCGCGCTTCCTGGGAGGAGGCGAATGAGCTTATCGCCGCTTCTACCCTCTATACAGCCAAGAAATATGGACCGGACCGAGTGATCGGATTTACACCCATTCCTGCCATGTCCATGATCAGCTATGCGGCCGGTACCCGTTTCCTCCAGCTGATAGGCGGAGTAGCCATGAGTTTCTACGACTGGTACTGCGACCTGCCGCCGGCATCTCCCCAGGTCTGGGGCGAGCAGACCGACGTCAACGAGTCGGCCGACTGGTACAACGCCTCCTACATCGTCCTGTGCGGCTCCAACGTTCCCATGACCCGCACCCCGGATGCCCACTTCATGACCGAGGCCCGCTACCGCGGCACCAAAGTAGTGGTCATGTCTCCCGATTACAGCATGGCCAGCAAATTTGCCGATGCCTGGCTACCGGTAGAGCAGGGGCATGATGGCGCCTTCTGGATGGCGGTCAACCACGTGATCCTGACCGAGTTCTACGCCAACCGGCAGGTCCCATTCTTTGACGAATACGTGCGCAAGTTCACCGACCTGCCGTTCCTGGTCAAACTGAACGAAAAAGACGGCGCCTTGCGGCAGGGAGAATTCCTGCGGGCAGCCGACCTGGAGCGCGGCCAAGGGATTGAACATGCCGACTGGACCCTCTGCGTCGGCGACAGTGCCGGGAATGTCCGTTTTCCCCATGGCAGCGTCGGTTCACGCTGGAGCAAGCAGGAGGGAAACTGGAACCTGGATATGGTGGACCTGGTGGACGGGGGCGATATCGATTGCAGCCTGACCAACCTGGGCCAGGATACCCGTAAGGTCCGTTTCTCCTTTGAGGCCGACGGCGACGTGCTGCGGGATGTCCCGGTCCGGCGTGTCATGACCAAGGATGGGGAGATCACGGTCGCCACCGTTTTTGACCTCATGATGGGACAATTCGGTGTTTCACGCGGCCTGGGGGGCGACTACCCGAAGAACTACGAGGATGACAAACCCTTTACCCCGGCTTGGCAGGAAAAATACACCGGCATAGCCGCCGACAGCCTGATCACGATCGCCCGCGAATGGGCCGTGAATGGCGAGCAGAGCACAGGCCGCAACATGATTATCATCGGCTCGGGTGTCAACCACTGGTATCACAACGACCTGATTTACCGGGCCGCCATCACCGCCCTGATCCTGACCGGCAGTGTCGGCAGGAACGGCGCCGGCCTGGCCCATTATGTCGGCCAGGAAAAGGTGGTACCGCTGGCCCCCTGGACCTCCATCACCATGGCTCAGGACTGGATCAAGGCGTCACGGCTGCAGAATACACCAAGCTTCTGGTATATGCATTCGGACCAGTGGCGTTATGACCGCAATTTCGTCGACTACTTCAAACCGGAGACCGGCGAAAACATGCCGATGCACACCGCTGATTTCAATGCTAAGGCGGTCCGGCTCGGCTGGCTTCCGTTCTCCCCCCATTTCAACGAAAGCCCTGTCCGTCTGATGGAGCAGGCCCAGGCGGCCGGAGCCACGACCGACGACGAAGTCCGGGCCTGGCTGATCGCCCGCCTGAAGAGCGGCGAGACCCGATTCGCCATCGAGGATCCGGATGGTGACGGGAACTCTCCCAAGGTCTGGTTTATCTGGCGCGGTAATGCCATCTCCGCCAGTGCTAAGGGGCACGAATTTTTCCTCAAGCATGTAATCGGCGCGCCCAACAGCAGTTTTACCGCCCGGGAGGCGGCCAAGGGGCAGGTCAAGGATATCGTCTGGCACGAAAAGGCCCCCACCGGCAAATTGGATCTGGTGGTGGATCTCAACTTCCGCATGGACACCTCAACCCTGTATTCGGACATCGTCCTGCCGGCGGCTACCTGGTACGAAAAATCGGACCTGAACACCACCGACATGCACTCCTTTGTCAACTGCATGGATGCCGCCGTTGATCCAGCCTGGGAATCAAAATCCGATTGGAACATTTTCGCCGGGATCGCTAAAAAGTTCAGCGAACTTTCGCCGAAGCACTTCCCCGCACCCTTCAAAGACATCATCGCAGCGCCTCTGCAGCACGACACGCCGGGTGAAATCGCCCAGCGAAATGTGAAGGACTGGAAGCTGGGCGAGTGCGAGGCGATTCCGGGCACAACCATGCCGCACCTGCCGATTGTCGAGCGCGACTATGTCAATCTCTACAACCGCTTCATGTCGCTCGGGCCGCACATTGGCCATCTGCATGCCCACGGGGTCAGTTGGGAGGCGGAAGACATCCACGAACAGCTCCTTAAAACCATGCCGACACGCTCCTGGGGAGATAAGACCTTCATTGATATGGAGGACGTGCGCGACGTAGCCGACGTAATCATGGCCCTGGCCCCGGAGACCAACGGCGAGCTGGCCCACCGCGCCTATCAGAGCCTGGAGAAGCGGGTTGGGAAACCGCTGGCGCAGATATCCGAAGGCGACCGCAATTTCCGTATCACCTGGGAAGATATCACCCAGAAGCCGCGCCGCCACATCAGCTCCCCGGTCTGGAGCGGCCTGGTCAACGAGAATCGCCCCTATGCACCGTTCACACTGAACGTGGAGTATGGCGTGCCCTGGCGGACCCTCACCGGCCGGCAGTCGCTGTATCTCGACCACCCCTATTACGGTGAGTTCAACGAGGGTCTGCCGACCTTCAAGGGAAAACTTGATCCGGCCATGCTGGATGAAACCGAGGGGGAAACCGGGCTGATCCTTAACTTCCTGACTCCCCACGGCAAGTGGAGTATCCACTCCACCTACAGTGACAACCTGAGAATGTTGACCCTTTCGCGAGGCGGTCCCGTCGTCTGGCTCAACCATGAAGATGCGGCCAGCGCCGGGATTGAGGACAACGAGGAGATTGAGGTCTTCAACGCCAACGGCGTGGTGACCAGTCGTGCCGTGGTGTCGTCACGCATTCCACGCGGTGCGGCGATCATGTATCACGCTCCCGAGCGCACCCTCAACGTCAAGAAATCCCGCAAAAGCGGCAAGCATGGTGGTGTTCACAACAGTCTCTCCCGCATCCGCCTGAAGCCGACCCTGATGCTGGGCGGGTACGCACAATTCAGTTATTACTTCAATTACTGGGGGCCGCCCGGCGTAAACCGTGACAGCTATGTGGTAGTCAGAAAGTTGAGGGGGTGA